Genomic DNA from Methanosarcina sp. MTP4:
GTACTGCAGAAGCTCAAACATTTTTTCTTTCTCCTTTTTCAGATCGCTCTTTTAGATCGCGCTTTAAATTCACTTTTTCAGAACCCTCCGTCATCATCAGGACCCCCCGTTGTGTCTTTCAAGCACCCTGTGAGGCACTCCATGGGCAATAAGTTCAACAGGGCACTGGTAGGTGGCCTCAAGGTCCTCTACAGGGATTTCCTTGGAGTTGTGGTAGTGCAGTTTGCGGTTCAGGCAAGCTATCTTGTCCACGTAGACGGACACTGCACTCAGGTCGTGCGTAACCATGATGATTGCCATGTCATTTTTGAGCCGGTCCAGCAGGCGGTAGAGTTCGTCCTGCATGTGAGGGTCAAGGCCGGAGTTGGGCTCGTCCAGAAGCAGGAGTTTGGGGTTTGTGGCAAGAGCCCGGGCAATAAAGACCCTCTGCCTCTGCCCTCCCGAGAGCTGCCCGATTTGACGGTCCCTATACTGGTACATCTCCACGGTCTCCAGGGCATCCTCAGCAGCCTTCTTATCTTCATCACTGTATTTTTTCAGGAAACCTGTGTGGCTCATCCTGCCGGTCAAAACGACTTCCCAGACACTGATCGGGAAGTCAAAGTCAAAACGCTTGTACTGAGGAACATAGCCAACCAGGTCCCTGCTTTTTTCCGACGCCTTACCGAAGAGTTTTACGCTTCCCTTATACGGCTTCAAAAGCCCGAGGAGCACTTTTAAAAGGGTTGTTTTTCCCCCGCCGTTAGGACCGATAATCCCTAGCAGGCCCTCCGGCTTTTCAAGTTCCAGGTTCACGGCCTCCAGAATCACCTGGTTTCCGTAACGAACCCAGACATCCTTAAGCTCAATCACTTTCTCCATAAACTTCCCGTCCGCCTTCAATCATCCTTTTTTTAGCTTTATACTGGAACTTTACACAA
This window encodes:
- a CDS encoding metal ABC transporter ATP-binding protein yields the protein MEKVIELKDVWVRYGNQVILEAVNLELEKPEGLLGIIGPNGGGKTTLLKVLLGLLKPYKGSVKLFGKASEKSRDLVGYVPQYKRFDFDFPISVWEVVLTGRMSHTGFLKKYSDEDKKAAEDALETVEMYQYRDRQIGQLSGGQRQRVFIARALATNPKLLLLDEPNSGLDPHMQDELYRLLDRLKNDMAIIMVTHDLSAVSVYVDKIACLNRKLHYHNSKEIPVEDLEATYQCPVELIAHGVPHRVLERHNGGS